The following proteins come from a genomic window of Zonotrichia leucophrys gambelii isolate GWCS_2022_RI chromosome 4, RI_Zleu_2.0, whole genome shotgun sequence:
- the UBE2D3 gene encoding ubiquitin-conjugating enzyme E2 D3 isoform X2, which produces MFHWQATIMGPNDSPYQGGVFFLTIHFPTDYPFKPPKVAFTTRIYHPNINSNGSICLDILRSQWSPALTISKVLLSICSLLCDPNPDDPLVPEIARIYKTDRDKYNRISREWTQKYAM; this is translated from the exons A tGTTTCATTGGCAAGCCACAATTATGGGACCT AACGACAGTCCATATCAGGGTGGTGTATTCTTCTTGACAATTCACTTTCCCACAGACTACCCATTCAAACCACCTAAG GTTGCATTTACAACAAGAATCTATCATCCAAATATTAACAGTAATGGCAGCATTTGTCTTGATATTCTAAGATCACAGTGGTCTCCTGCTTTAACTATTTCTAAAG ttctcTTATCCATTTGTTCACTGTTATGTGATCCAAATCCAGATGACCCACTAGTGCCAGAGATTGCACGTATCTATAAAACAGACAGAGACAA GTACAACAGAATATCTCGGGAATGGACTCAGAAGTATGCCATGTGA
- the UBE2D3 gene encoding ubiquitin-conjugating enzyme E2 D3 isoform X1: MALKRINKELSDLARDPPAQCSAGPVGDDMFHWQATIMGPNDSPYQGGVFFLTIHFPTDYPFKPPKVAFTTRIYHPNINSNGSICLDILRSQWSPALTISKVLLSICSLLCDPNPDDPLVPEIARIYKTDRDKYNRISREWTQKYAM, from the exons gAACTTAGTGACTTAGCCCGTGATCCTCCAGCACAGTGTTCAGCAGGTCCTGTTGGAGATGACA tGTTTCATTGGCAAGCCACAATTATGGGACCT AACGACAGTCCATATCAGGGTGGTGTATTCTTCTTGACAATTCACTTTCCCACAGACTACCCATTCAAACCACCTAAG GTTGCATTTACAACAAGAATCTATCATCCAAATATTAACAGTAATGGCAGCATTTGTCTTGATATTCTAAGATCACAGTGGTCTCCTGCTTTAACTATTTCTAAAG ttctcTTATCCATTTGTTCACTGTTATGTGATCCAAATCCAGATGACCCACTAGTGCCAGAGATTGCACGTATCTATAAAACAGACAGAGACAA GTACAACAGAATATCTCGGGAATGGACTCAGAAGTATGCCATGTGA